TGATTGAAATCGGAAAGCAGGATGACCAAAGAAGCGGATTTCCCACGAGGCCGGTCGCACAGCCTGTAAGAGCCGTGTTCGCGACTTTTGCCGAGCATGGCTATTTCTGCTTGCCAGCCTTGGCGTAGGCGTCGGCGAAATAGGCAAGGAAGACATCCAGCATGCCGTTTTCGTGCTTGTCCTCCATCGTCCGCCACGTTGCGACGAGCGCATCCCAGGCTTGGCTTTTCCTGGATGAAAAGGACGCCGGCGGGATTCTTTTGGCGGTCGCCTCCGGCGACAGGTCGTCGAGCAATCTCGAGAGCGCGGCCTGCATGGCGGCGTAGGTCGCGATTTCGTGGGTCTTCAGGTCGCGGAACGCGTCCTCGATGCTATGCCTGGCATCGAGATAGCCGGCCCGGCGCTTGGCAAACATGATCTCCAATATGTCATCGGTGCCCGGAACGAATTTCAGCGGGTTGTTGTCCTCGGCGCCGATCATCGTGCGGTTCGCGCTTTTGGCGAGCACCTTGGCCGCCGCGCGCGCCTTGAGCAGCAAGGACAGTTGCTCGACGGTCGTTCTCAACACCGAGCCGATCTCGGCGGCGACGTCATGCGGGTTACGCGACTGCAATAACTCCGGCGATAAGCCGGCTGCCTTGGCGATTTCGCGAAGTATCCCGTCCGCTTCCACTGGCTGCATGGCAGCGACAGCCGGGCTGGGCTGCAGTGCCGGAGACGTCGACAGCGGCGCTGCCTCGACGGGGCGCTGCTGCGCCGGATTGGGGAATTGCACACCGCCGGGTTCAAGCTGTCTTCCCGTCGACGATGGCAACTCGTGCTGCGTCGAACCGGTCCTGGCTTGTGGACGACCGGTAGTAACGCTCTCTTGGTCAAAGGAAACGACGATGATATAACGGCCGATCAGCAGCCGG
The genomic region above belongs to Mesorhizobium sp. B4-1-4 and contains:
- the tagH gene encoding type VI secretion system-associated FHA domain protein TagH, encoding MFISLQISNVDKVPPGIATSYGARDRSFEIGRENCDWTLSDPDKFISGRHCEVRYQAGSFWLLDVSRNGTFVNGSSQRMNAPHRLTQGDRLLIGRYIIVVSFDQESVTTGRPQARTGSTQHELPSSTGRQLEPGGVQFPNPAQQRPVEAAPLSTSPALQPSPAVAAMQPVEADGILREIAKAAGLSPELLQSRNPHDVAAEIGSVLRTTVEQLSLLLKARAAAKVLAKSANRTMIGAEDNNPLKFVPGTDDILEIMFAKRRAGYLDARHSIEDAFRDLKTHEIATYAAMQAALSRLLDDLSPEATAKRIPPASFSSRKSQAWDALVATWRTMEDKHENGMLDVFLAYFADAYAKAGKQK